One Natronomonas moolapensis 8.8.11 genomic region harbors:
- a CDS encoding GLUG motif-containing protein, producing MTRGTLEDSYANVTVTSPGNFIGGVVGFVNVGTVQRTYATGAVSGLNSGGVSGFSGSGTVQNSYWDKGTTDQGSVIAIDNGGTTSGLTGYGSTSDATPAPEIQGSSASSNMGNLDFTSTWETVENDDAGTTGDGYPILQSIDRQAQLEAQDVHAYAGGDGSTDNPYEIANWYHLNNTRENLDAEFILTADLDSNTAGYDDVASSSANGGNGFDPIGDGGSRFTGTFNGTGHTISSLSIDRGGTFDVGLFGYVNGGIIENVGVKNADITGKERVGGLVGKNFGTVSNSYATGNVYGDKEVGGLVGFNFGNTTASYATSDVSGTGNDLGGLVGSNVGNTSGSYATGNVSGTGIKNVGGLAGISEGEITESYATGTISGNNLVGGLVGVNTGTVTESYATGNVSGTGDVVGGLVARNFGATVTKSYATGSVTGIKGVGGLVGVNSGISSAKVSESYAAGSVTGTDDVGGLVGVNNRTVSDSYWDTARTNQSDGVGRDAGGTANNLIGLTTAEMTGTRAPGNMGPFDFSSTWQTTGDDGSVKGYGVFYPTLQNNTQQPAPSATLYAGGDGSAGAPYEIANWYHLDNVRQNLGSEFVLTADLDSNTAGYDDVASSSANGGNGFDPIGDDSSRFTGTFNGTGHTISDLFIDRSVYVGLFGYVDGGRVENVGVVDADISVTIQWMGGLVGYNDQGTVSGSYATGHVSGGTNDGNHVGGLVGENNGGTVTESHAASSVGGLVWIGGLVGTNEGGLITESYATGDVSSGSGAGGLIGKNSGTVTESYATGDASGVITVVGGLAGQNSGTINESYATGDVEAAAIVGGLVGRIKSGTVSGSYAIGDVTGDNDRAGGFAGEKNGGTITDGYWDDEAATVTEGGSTVDNQGVSDGGGDVIALTTTEMQRFAPLANMDGFSFESPETWLVTSGYPALAWESVTELTVDSAESTSPTVGENESGTITVTAKESGTDTGEGVTIEVVSDDGLDGFGTGETKVTDTSGQVIFTFDEPDDGTYNPKFAWADDTTVSATPTVTIDTTAPTIDSATRVDDTTIDVDFSDGGAGIEKNSISSGDFSLDSGSISTIDTSGVTDGGTGTQTVTINLNSAVDSDTVTVSLQSDGIDDIARNTQTSGSADASNMDGVAPTFDSVSKTDDTTITATIADGVNVDESSIARSDFSLSTGSISSISTTENGANTDVTLNLDSAVDVNTVDVSIAGSIADTSGNVLSSATKTVFSMDGVAPTISGGSLASDNGHVDVTFSEGVFQSDGSSALAAGDLTATVTQNGGTVSSASVSSLTKTDGSALAGGETTIRAQLSLIGTPADGVESVAIQPIDGSSVGDDDTNLMAGSDTTGSITLNDRTPPSLSDDSGGTDEETSGEIVADLTSNDNDQGALSVTKVKGNAANVGSPTAGDSGGLFTIASDGTVSFDPNGEFESESDADSSTTQITVVISDAAGNTNTQTVTATINGVNDPPAFDMASPSLSVSQDASATSIDEKLSVTDPDDEETVTWTVLSKPSHGSLSGLPASEPTGTDSVTPSGLTYEPDRDYAGSDSFDIQVSDPNGGTDTVTVSVITSQVNDAPTAISLTSTNVTQSGGTNAVVGRLSAADVDDSSHTFSLVSGGGDGDNAEFNVDSGDLRADDAGSLAEGDYDVRLEADDGSGGTYEKAVTISVADDIAPTITSSTPTDDATGVSETTDITITFSEDVVFGSGSVILREDDGGFSDSETFDVSTDTGSGDGTVSISGRNLTITPTSEFISSTGYAVQIDTGTLTDTAASPNDFGGIGDDATVNFITTDSMPPTASVDPDATVDKGESVSFDGTGSTDNVGIVSHDWDFDDGDTASGATTTHTFDNAGTYEVELTVADALNNEATAIRTITVESSGGGGGDSSGGSSGPDDTDAGQPSADEDTTHVVTGTRSEDGTTSFKVADSGGNGSITLDLRGTATGNSLSGAGSDGSDAGDGADTDAVVVDRLSIIPTESATREFELSVRTWPADSIESENETDDTGTDVTAPANQEETNDSVRTRTDPQASLDTTGSVPVGYVEVTHTNPDTDIENVTFRFRIQKSYLDERDVAPSAVALYRNETDGIVRLPTENVGDNTSHHVFEAESPGLSLFAIGSSGPAFAIERASGPADTLTVSEPVTVDATVRNLGRAAGAYTAELQSNGAVVAAREVELAPNSTRTVSLSFTPADPGEYTLTVGTVVAGTVSVQSDEALNASTQAPTEQANPQQIPGTTGESTQPAGDNGDTESATDASGPGFGVAVAFGVLLTVVVVLARRQS from the coding sequence GTGACTCGGGGAACGCTCGAAGATTCATATGCAAACGTTACCGTCACGTCTCCGGGTAACTTCATCGGTGGGGTCGTCGGGTTCGTAAACGTGGGGACGGTGCAGCGAACGTACGCCACAGGGGCGGTGTCGGGTCTCAACTCCGGCGGCGTCTCGGGGTTTTCGGGCTCCGGAACGGTCCAGAACTCCTACTGGGACAAAGGAACGACTGACCAGGGGAGCGTTATCGCCATTGACAACGGCGGAACAACCTCGGGACTCACGGGCTACGGGTCCACGAGTGACGCCACTCCTGCCCCGGAGATACAGGGGTCAAGCGCCTCCTCGAACATGGGGAATCTCGATTTCACCAGCACATGGGAAACAGTCGAAAACGACGACGCCGGCACCACCGGAGACGGCTACCCGATTTTGCAGTCCATCGACAGACAGGCACAACTGGAAGCCCAGGACGTGCACGCCTACGCCGGCGGTGACGGCTCCACGGACAATCCATACGAAATCGCGAACTGGTATCACCTCAACAACACCCGAGAGAACCTCGACGCGGAGTTCATCCTGACCGCCGACCTCGATTCGAACACCGCTGGCTACGACGACGTGGCGAGTTCGTCAGCCAACGGCGGCAACGGCTTCGATCCCATCGGCGACGGCGGCTCGCGGTTCACAGGCACGTTCAACGGCACCGGACACACGATTTCGAGCCTCTCCATCGACCGAGGGGGGACTTTTGATGTTGGACTGTTCGGGTACGTCAACGGTGGCATTATCGAGAACGTCGGCGTCAAGAACGCCGACATCACCGGTAAGGAACGAGTGGGAGGCCTCGTCGGGAAGAACTTCGGCACAGTCAGCAACTCCTACGCGACCGGCAACGTCTACGGAGACAAGGAAGTGGGCGGCCTCGTCGGGTTCAATTTCGGCAACACGACTGCGTCCTACGCGACCAGCGATGTCTCCGGGACGGGCAACGACCTGGGCGGCCTCGTCGGGTCCAACGTTGGCAACACGAGTGGGTCCTACGCGACCGGCAATGTCTCCGGAACCGGAATCAAAAATGTGGGGGGCCTCGCCGGGATTAGCGAAGGGGAGATTACGGAGTCGTACGCGACCGGCACCATCTCTGGAAACAATCTCGTCGGTGGCCTCGTCGGAGTGAACACCGGCACGGTCACCGAGTCGTACGCGACCGGCAACGTCTCCGGAACCGGCGACGTCGTGGGCGGCCTTGTCGCACGAAACTTCGGGGCAACAGTCACCAAGTCGTACGCGACTGGGTCCGTCACTGGGATCAAAGGCGTTGGAGGTCTCGTCGGCGTAAACAGCGGTATAAGTAGCGCAAAAGTCTCGGAATCGTACGCGGCCGGCTCCGTCACTGGGACCGACGACGTGGGTGGTCTCGTCGGAGTGAACAATCGCACAGTCAGCGACAGCTACTGGGACACGGCGAGGACCAACCAGTCTGACGGCGTCGGGAGAGATGCCGGTGGCACCGCCAACAACTTGATTGGCCTCACGACTGCCGAGATGACCGGGACTCGCGCACCGGGAAACATGGGACCGTTTGACTTCTCCAGCACCTGGCAGACGACCGGAGACGACGGCTCCGTCAAGGGCTACGGCGTCTTCTACCCGACGCTGCAGAACAACACTCAGCAGCCCGCACCCAGTGCCACACTCTACGCTGGCGGTGACGGCTCCGCGGGAGCGCCCTACGAAATCGCGAACTGGTACCACCTCGACAACGTCCGCCAGAACCTCGGGTCGGAGTTCGTCCTGACCGCCGACCTCGATTCGAACACCGCTGGCTACGACGACGTGGCGAGTTCGTCAGCCAACGGCGGTAATGGCTTCGACCCCATCGGCGACGACAGCTCGCGATTCACAGGCACGTTCAACGGCACCGGGCACACGATTTCGGACCTTTTCATCGACCGGAGCGTTTACGTCGGACTGTTCGGGTACGTGGACGGTGGCCGTGTCGAGAACGTCGGCGTCGTGGACGCCGATATCAGCGTAACCATTCAGTGGATGGGCGGCCTCGTCGGGTACAACGACCAAGGCACGGTGAGCGGTTCATACGCGACTGGGCATGTATCCGGCGGGACAAATGACGGAAACCACGTAGGCGGCCTCGTTGGGGAGAACAACGGAGGCACGGTCACCGAGTCGCACGCAGCCAGTTCCGTCGGCGGACTCGTTTGGATTGGCGGCCTCGTCGGGACAAACGAGGGCGGCTTGATCACCGAGTCGTACGCGACCGGCGATGTATCCAGCGGCTCTGGTGCGGGCGGTCTCATCGGGAAAAACAGCGGCACAGTCACTGAGTCTTACGCAACGGGCGATGCCTCCGGAGTCATCACCGTTGTAGGTGGCCTCGCCGGACAAAACAGCGGCACAATCAACGAGTCGTACGCGACCGGCGATGTCGAAGCAGCCGCCATCGTGGGCGGCCTCGTCGGGCGTATCAAGAGCGGCACAGTCAGCGGCTCGTACGCAATTGGCGATGTCACCGGAGACAACGACCGCGCTGGTGGCTTCGCCGGAGAGAAAAACGGTGGCACGATCACCGACGGCTACTGGGACGACGAGGCGGCGACGGTCACGGAAGGTGGCAGCACAGTCGACAACCAGGGTGTCAGTGACGGTGGGGGTGACGTGATCGCGCTCACGACAACCGAGATGCAACGCTTCGCCCCGCTCGCCAACATGGACGGGTTCTCCTTCGAGAGCCCCGAGACGTGGCTCGTCACGAGCGGCTACCCCGCCCTGGCCTGGGAGTCAGTCACCGAGCTCACCGTCGACAGCGCCGAATCCACATCGCCGACCGTCGGCGAGAACGAATCGGGAACCATCACGGTCACCGCAAAGGAGAGCGGGACCGACACCGGTGAGGGCGTCACCATCGAAGTCGTCTCCGACGACGGCCTCGACGGTTTCGGGACGGGCGAGACGAAGGTCACCGATACCAGTGGCCAGGTCATCTTCACCTTCGACGAACCGGACGACGGCACCTACAACCCCAAGTTCGCGTGGGCCGACGATACGACTGTCTCGGCAACACCGACCGTCACCATCGACACGACTGCGCCGACTATCGACAGCGCCACCAGGGTCGACGACACCACCATCGACGTGGATTTCTCCGACGGTGGAGCCGGGATCGAGAAGAACAGTATCAGCTCGGGGGACTTCTCGCTCGATTCCGGCTCGATTTCGACTATCGACACCAGCGGCGTCACCGACGGCGGAACCGGAACCCAGACGGTGACGATCAACCTCAACTCAGCGGTCGACAGCGACACGGTGACGGTGAGCCTCCAGTCCGATGGCATCGACGACATAGCTCGCAACACGCAGACGAGCGGGTCGGCTGACGCCTCGAATATGGACGGCGTCGCACCCACCTTCGACAGCGTCTCGAAAACCGACGACACAACCATCACCGCCACCATCGCCGATGGTGTCAACGTCGACGAATCCAGTATTGCCAGATCCGACTTCTCACTGAGCACTGGCTCGATTTCCTCTATCTCGACGACTGAGAACGGTGCAAACACCGACGTGACGCTGAACCTGGACTCAGCGGTCGATGTCAACACCGTCGACGTCTCCATCGCTGGTTCCATCGCCGACACGAGCGGCAATGTCCTGTCGTCCGCCACCAAAACCGTCTTTAGCATGGATGGCGTCGCACCCACGATTTCCGGCGGTTCGCTGGCGTCCGATAATGGCCACGTCGACGTGACGTTCAGCGAGGGCGTCTTCCAGAGCGACGGCAGTAGCGCGCTGGCGGCCGGCGACCTGACAGCGACGGTCACACAGAACGGCGGAACAGTCTCGTCGGCGTCCGTCTCCAGTCTCACGAAGACCGACGGCTCGGCGCTGGCCGGTGGCGAGACGACGATTCGCGCCCAACTCTCGCTGATCGGGACGCCAGCCGACGGGGTCGAATCCGTCGCCATCCAGCCCATAGACGGCAGTTCCGTCGGTGACGACGACACGAACCTGATGGCTGGCAGCGACACCACGGGATCGATCACCCTGAACGACCGGACCCCTCCGTCGCTGTCGGATGACTCTGGGGGTACCGACGAGGAGACGAGCGGCGAGATCGTCGCGGACCTGACGAGCAACGACAACGATCAGGGGGCGCTGAGCGTGACCAAAGTCAAGGGCAACGCCGCGAACGTCGGGAGTCCGACCGCCGGCGACAGCGGCGGGCTGTTCACGATCGCCAGCGACGGGACAGTGAGTTTCGATCCGAACGGTGAGTTTGAGTCCGAGTCGGATGCTGACTCCAGCACGACACAGATCACCGTTGTCATCTCCGACGCAGCCGGGAACACGAACACCCAGACCGTCACAGCGACGATAAACGGCGTCAACGACCCACCGGCGTTCGACATGGCGTCGCCGTCACTGTCCGTGAGTCAGGACGCCTCAGCCACGAGTATCGACGAGAAACTCAGCGTGACTGACCCCGACGACGAGGAGACAGTGACGTGGACCGTCTTGAGTAAACCCAGTCATGGATCACTCTCGGGGCTCCCGGCTAGCGAGCCAACCGGCACAGACTCGGTTACACCCAGCGGCCTGACCTACGAACCCGACCGTGACTACGCCGGCAGCGACAGTTTCGACATCCAAGTCAGCGACCCCAACGGCGGGACGGATACTGTAACCGTGAGCGTGATCACTTCACAGGTCAACGACGCACCGACGGCCATCAGCCTGACCAGCACCAACGTTACCCAGTCCGGTGGCACCAACGCAGTAGTCGGGAGACTTTCGGCCGCGGACGTTGACGATAGCAGCCATACGTTCTCGCTGGTCAGCGGGGGCGGTGATGGTGACAATGCCGAATTCAACGTCGACAGCGGCGACCTGCGTGCGGACGACGCCGGCTCGCTCGCCGAAGGGGACTACGACGTTCGCCTCGAAGCCGACGACGGCAGTGGTGGCACGTACGAGAAAGCAGTCACAATCAGCGTGGCCGACGATATCGCGCCTACCATCACGTCGAGTACGCCGACCGACGACGCCACTGGTGTCAGCGAGACCACCGACATCACGATCACGTTCAGTGAGGATGTCGTCTTTGGGTCGGGATCAGTTATCTTGCGGGAGGACGATGGCGGCTTCAGCGACTCGGAGACGTTCGACGTGAGTACTGATACCGGGAGTGGCGACGGAACGGTCTCGATCTCCGGACGCAACCTGACGATCACTCCCACGAGCGAGTTTATTTCAAGCACGGGGTATGCCGTCCAGATTGACACGGGAACACTCACCGACACGGCCGCGTCGCCGAACGACTTCGGCGGCATCGGTGACGATGCTACCGTGAACTTCATCACGACCGACTCGATGCCACCGACCGCAAGCGTCGACCCGGATGCGACCGTCGACAAGGGAGAATCGGTGAGTTTCGACGGGACCGGCTCGACCGACAACGTCGGGATTGTCAGCCACGACTGGGACTTCGACGACGGTGACACGGCCAGCGGCGCAACAACCACACACACGTTCGACAACGCTGGTACCTACGAGGTGGAATTGACCGTCGCCGACGCCCTAAACAACGAGGCGACTGCTATCCGGACGATCACTGTCGAATCGAGTGGCGGCGGTGGTGGCGACAGTAGTGGTGGGAGCAGCGGCCCCGACGACACTGATGCTGGCCAGCCTTCCGCGGACGAGGACACCACCCACGTCGTCACCGGAACCCGCTCGGAAGACGGGACAACCTCATTCAAAGTGGCCGACTCCGGTGGGAATGGGTCCATCACACTTGACCTCCGCGGGACCGCCACCGGTAACTCCCTGTCTGGGGCCGGGAGTGACGGCAGCGACGCGGGCGATGGCGCGGATACGGACGCAGTCGTGGTCGACCGCCTGTCGATCATCCCGACAGAGAGTGCCACCCGCGAGTTCGAACTGTCGGTGCGGACGTGGCCAGCCGACAGCATCGAATCCGAGAACGAGACCGATGACACTGGGACGGACGTGACAGCACCTGCCAATCAGGAGGAAACGAACGACAGCGTCCGCACCCGCACGGACCCGCAGGCGTCCCTCGACACGACTGGGTCAGTACCTGTGGGCTACGTTGAGGTGACCCACACGAACCCAGACACAGACATTGAGAACGTCACGTTCCGGTTCCGGATCCAGAAATCTTATTTAGATGAGAGGGATGTCGCCCCGAGTGCTGTTGCGCTCTATCGCAACGAAACCGACGGGATAGTCCGTCTTCCAACTGAAAATGTCGGTGACAACACCAGTCACCACGTCTTCGAGGCCGAATCGCCCGGCCTCTCGCTGTTCGCTATCGGTTCCAGCGGACCGGCGTTCGCCATCGAGCGTGCCAGCGGCCCAGCGGACACGCTCACCGTCTCCGAGCCGGTCACTGTCGACGCGACAGTCCGTAATCTCGGCAGGGCGGCTGGGGCCTACACTGCCGAGTTGCAATCTAACGGAGCGGTCGTTGCCGCCAGAGAAGTCGAACTTGCCCCGAATTCGACGCGGACTGTGTCGCTCTCGTTCACGCCAGCGGATCCTGGCGAGTACACGCTCACGGTCGGCACAGTTGTAGCTGGGACGGTCTCGGTCCAGTCAGATGAGGCTCTGAACGCGTC